Genomic DNA from Nocardioides aquaticus:
CCGGGCCGGTTCGGCCCCATCCGCGCGGTGCCGAGCACGACCTCGCCGCCCACGGTGTCGTCGACCAGCACGACCGTGGCGCCCGGCGGCTCGGCGAACCACAGTGCGCGGCCCTGCTCGCTGGTCAGCCCGAGCGGGTAGGCGTAGGTCTCCTGCGCCTCCACCACCTCGGCGAAGAACGGGCGGATGGCGGGCCAGTCCGCGGCGGTGGCCGGCCGGATCGTGAGGGTGCCGCTCACGTCACCGGGTGGCAGTCGTGCCCGCACGAGCTCGTGCTGCCCGGGGCGTGGTCGGGTCCGGCGTGGTCCACGGGGCGGTGCAGCACCGCGTGGCCGGGGGTGACCCGGACGTCGTCGCCGTCGACCGTGGCGGTGCCGTCGACCAGCAGGGTGTACCCGCGCTCCTCGCGCGGAGGGAACAGCAGCGTGACCGTCGCGTTGGCGGTGACGTTGCGCAGGCTCCCGCCACCGGGGCCGGCCACCACGACCACGCCGTCGCTCAGCACGGGGTCGGCCGAGACCGCCTTGACGCTCTCGCCGGCGGTGCTCAGCAGGTAGCCGGGGCCGTACTGCTCCAGGGTGCGGGCGAGGTCCGCGAGGTCGACCGGGATGCTCATGGTCCGAACCTACCCGCGGTCGACCCACCGCTCCCCCGCGTCCACCGCCTCCGCGGTCCCGCCCGTCAGCTCCGCGACCAGGGCGTGCAGCGCGGCGACGCCGTCGGTGGGGACGGCGAGGCGGAGGGTGACGCGGGCGGCGTAGGCCTGGTCGAGCACGGCCACGTCGTGGGTGCGCAGGCCGCTCTCGAGCCGTCCGGCGTCGGCGTGCCCGACCTCCACCTCGAGCTCGCGCAGCAGCGCGCGGCGGCGGGTCCCGGCGGCCTCCAGGGCGGTACGCACGGCGTCGCCGTAGGCGCGGACCAGGCCGCCGGCTCCGAGCAGCGTCCCGCCGAACCACCGCGTCACCACGGCGACCACGTCGGCCAGCGGCTCGTCGTCGGTCCCCGCGCCGCGGAGCACCTCGAGCATCGGGGCGCCGGCGGTGCCGCCCGGCTCCCCGTCGTCGCTGGAGCGCTCGACCACCTGGGGCGGCGGGCCGAGCAGGAAGGCCGAGCAGTGGTGGCGTGCGTCCCGGTGCTCGCGGCGGGCGGCGTCGACCACGGCGCGGGCCTCGGCCTCGGTCGCGACCCGCTCCAGGCGGCAGCGGAACCGCGACCTGCTGACCTCCGTCTCGACCTCCGCGGTGCGTGCGATCGTGCGGTACGTGGTGCTCACCGGAGCGTCACCACACGCCCAGCACGTCGCCGCCGATGCGGACCACGAACCCGCCGACGACCACCACGAAGAACGCGCGGACGAAGCCTGCTCCCCGGGCCACGGCGGTCCGGGCGCCGACGTAGGAGCCGACGACGTTGGCCACCCCGACGACGAGCCCGACCTCCCACAGCACCGCACCCTGCGGCACGAAGACGACCAGCGCCGCGAGGTTGGTGGCCCAGTTGGCCAGGCGGGCGTTGGCGGAGCCCTCCAGGAACGAGTAGCCGAGGAGCCCGACCATCGCCAGCACGAAGAAGCTGCCGGTGCCCGGCCCCAGCGCCCCGTCGTAGAAGCCGACGACGAGGCCCGCGCCCACGGCCAGCGCGACGTGGTGGCCGCGACCGAAGCGCAGCTCGGTCGTCTCGCCGAGGGACGGCCGGAACAGCACCCAGGCGCCGACGAGCAGCAGCGCGACGAGGACGACCGGGTCGAACGCCTCCCGGGGGATGAAGGAGGCGGCGACCGCCCCGGCGGCCGATCCGACGAAGGCGGCCAGCATCAGCGGCACGAACGTCGACGCCTGCGGACGTACCCGCCGCAGGTAGGTCGCCGAGCTCACCGTGACGCCCATCCACGACGCGAGCTTGTTGGTGGCCAGGACCTGTACGGGGCTGGCGCCGGGCAGCCCGACGAGCAGGGCCGGGAGCTGGACCAGCCCGCCGCCGCCGACGACCGCGTCGACGAAGCCGGCCACCAGGCCGGCCAGGGCCAGCACCGCCAGCAGGGTCAGGCCGGGGTCATCCACGGCGGTCACCCTAGGACCGCGTGACGGCGACCTAGGGTGGCGGGCGTGCGCATCGTCTCCCTCCTCCCCTCGACCACCGAGATCCTCTTCGCGATCGGCGCCGGGGACGAGGTGGTCGGCGTGACCTTCGAGTGCGACCACCCCGCCGAGGCACGGACGCGGCGGATCGTGTCGACCTCGAACCTGCCCGAGGGCCTGGACCCGGCCGGGATCGACGCGGCGGTGTCGGCCGCCGTGGCCCGCGGCGAGGACCTCTACCGGCTCGACGAGGACGCCCTGGCCGGGCTCGACGCCGACCTCGTCGTCACCCAGGACCTGTGCGCGGTGTGCGCGATCGACGTCGCGACCGTCGACGACGCGCTGACCCACCTCGGCTGCACGGCCGACGTCGTCACCACCGACCCGCACACCCTCGCCGAGGTGCTCGGCACGGTCGTCGAGCTCGGTCGGCGCACCGGGCGCGAGGCCGCCGCGGCCGCCCTGGTGGCCTCGCTGGAGGACCGGCTCGCGGCCGTGCGCCGGCGCGTGACCGGCCGGACCCGCCCTCGGGTCGTGGTGCTGGAGTGGACCGACCCGCCGTACGCGCCCGGCCACTGGATCCCGGAGATGGTCGAGGCCGCCGGCGGCGACTGCGTCCTCGGCGCCGCGGGCGAGAAGTCCGTACGGACCACCTGGGAGGACGTCCACGCGGCCCGGCCCGACGTTGTCGTGGTGGCGCCCTGCGGCTTCGACCGCACGGCCTCCCAGGCCCAGGCCGACGCGCTGGTCGCCGCCGGCGTCCTCCCGGCCGGGGTACGCGTCCACGCCGTGGACGCCGACGCGTCCTGGGCGCGACCCGGCCCGCGGTTGGTGGACGGCGTCGAGGAGCTGGCCGGGGTGCTGCACGGGGGCTGAGGCGCCGCCGCCCGGGAGGTCGAGGAGCGAGCGGGCACGCCCCGGTGGCTCTCGAGTCGCGATCTGGTGCCACCTGATGACACCGGATCACGACTCGACCACCCCGCGGGCCGGCCCTCCCCGGCCTGCTCAGCCGACCCAGGACCCCCGGCCGCCGCCGAACCAGTCACGCCCGGTGAAG
This window encodes:
- a CDS encoding pyridoxamine 5'-phosphate oxidase; its protein translation is MSIPVDLADLARTLEQYGPGYLLSTAGESVKAVSADPVLSDGVVVVAGPGGGSLRNVTANATVTLLFPPREERGYTLLVDGTATVDGDDVRVTPGHAVLHRPVDHAGPDHAPGSTSSCGHDCHPVT
- a CDS encoding IMPACT family protein, producing MSTTYRTIARTAEVETEVSRSRFRCRLERVATEAEARAVVDAARREHRDARHHCSAFLLGPPPQVVERSSDDGEPGGTAGAPMLEVLRGAGTDDEPLADVVAVVTRWFGGTLLGAGGLVRAYGDAVRTALEAAGTRRRALLRELEVEVGHADAGRLESGLRTHDVAVLDQAYAARVTLRLAVPTDGVAALHALVAELTGGTAEAVDAGERWVDRG
- a CDS encoding TSUP family transporter produces the protein MDDPGLTLLAVLALAGLVAGFVDAVVGGGGLVQLPALLVGLPGASPVQVLATNKLASWMGVTVSSATYLRRVRPQASTFVPLMLAAFVGSAAGAVAASFIPREAFDPVVLVALLLVGAWVLFRPSLGETTELRFGRGHHVALAVGAGLVVGFYDGALGPGTGSFFVLAMVGLLGYSFLEGSANARLANWATNLAALVVFVPQGAVLWEVGLVVGVANVVGSYVGARTAVARGAGFVRAFFVVVVGGFVVRIGGDVLGVW
- a CDS encoding cobalamin-binding protein, producing MRIVSLLPSTTEILFAIGAGDEVVGVTFECDHPAEARTRRIVSTSNLPEGLDPAGIDAAVSAAVARGEDLYRLDEDALAGLDADLVVTQDLCAVCAIDVATVDDALTHLGCTADVVTTDPHTLAEVLGTVVELGRRTGREAAAAALVASLEDRLAAVRRRVTGRTRPRVVVLEWTDPPYAPGHWIPEMVEAAGGDCVLGAAGEKSVRTTWEDVHAARPDVVVVAPCGFDRTASQAQADALVAAGVLPAGVRVHAVDADASWARPGPRLVDGVEELAGVLHGG